A part of Rhipicephalus microplus isolate Deutch F79 chromosome 8, USDA_Rmic, whole genome shotgun sequence genomic DNA contains:
- the LOC142768953 gene encoding uncharacterized protein LOC142768953: MGGRWSFNRNTEATTSARPEGEERGRALEAGVCNEDLADPHAGQQPQGTEQAETTANPPAAAVVHTLERLVAFHARRIRLAQRAEAPLQVHMPRDIDVRVQRPCHLVFIRDYQQAILGLAGAAYEPEPLVEWETFTRVLLTTHHCISRLSVHISAVQQPRGNFYQGFSLRDGSAVISVEIEAFEDPWRDFMLRCLQYVCRLWNPQQTSVHYSEHGSVPRPDDLINQIHAAVVEGIDLPELNDNRLPRLLQSTTDMPYLRHIAIYLSNAGAGPAEPWEVWLNLTNHHHSERRTFSFEIDGSLHNLMNCEGVQTSGVTATLDVDSAVPLPRLVARRELMGTFNNHSRYRITLTHDASANTYVLYVLPMVYRR; encoded by the exons ATGGGGGGACGGTGGAGCTTCAACAGGAACACGGAAGCTACAACGTCCGCAAGACCTGAG GGGGAAGAAAGAGGACGTGCACTGGAAGCTGGCGTTTGTAATGAAGATCTGGCTGATCCACACGCTGGGCAACAGCCTCAAGGAACGGAGCAAGCTGAGACAACTGCAAACCCACCCGCGGCTGCCGTCGTCCATACATTGGAACGCCTGGTCGCATTTCATGCGCGAAGGATAAGGCTCGCGCAGCGAGCTGAAGCACCATTACAAGTACACATGCCCCGAGATATCGATGTTCGTGTTCAGAGGCCATGCCACCTCGTGTTCATTCGTGACTACCAACAAGCCATCCTCGGTCTTGCTGGTGCCGCTTATGAGCCAG AGCCTCTCGTCGAGTGGGAAACATTTACAAGGGTGTTGTTGACCACGCACCACTGTATATCCCGCTTATCTGTGCACATCTCGGCTGTCCAACAACCTCGTGGCAACTTCTACCAGGGCTTCAGTTTGCGAGACGGAAGTGCTGTGATCTCGGTGGAAATCGAAGCATTTGAGGACCCCTGGAGGGACTTTATGCTGCGCTGCTTACAGTACGTCTGCCGACTGTGGAATCCCCAGCAGACTTCAGTACATTACTCTGAGCACGGCTCCGTTCCACGTCCGGATGACCTAATCAATCAGATCCACGCGGCTGTCGTCGAAGGGATAGACCTTCCGGAACTCAACGACAACAG ACTTCCCAGATTACTACAATCAACCACGGACATGCCGTATCTGCGGCATATTGCGATCTACCTCAGCAACGCTGGTGCGGGCCCGGCGGAACCATGGGAAGTCTGGTTGAATCTCACAAACCACCACCACTCCGAGCGTAGGACATTCTCGTTCGAGATCGATGGAAGCCTACACAACCTCATGAACTGCGAAGGAGTCCAAACGTCCGGAGTCACGGCAACGCTTGATGTAGACAGCGCCGTGCCACTGCCTAGGCTAGTGGCGCGTCGTGAACTAATGGGTACCTTTAATAATCATTCCCGATACAGAATAACACTAACACACGATGCGTCGGCGAATACTTATGTTCTCTACGTCCTGCCAATGGTTTATAGGCGCTAA